The genomic DNA ACGTCCAGCTGGTTCCAAGAACAAACCAAAGCCACCGATCTTCGTCACGCGCGATTCCCTAACGCTCTCAAGAGCCATGTTATGGAGATCGCTAGTGGGACTGACGTCATCGAAACCCTAGCTACTTTCGCTAGGCGCGCCAACGTGGCATCTGCATCTTGAGCGGTAACGGCACGGTGGCTAACGTTACACTCCGACAACCCTCAGCAGCTACCGTTTCCTCCCCCTGGAGGTGCGGCTGTTTTGGCGTTACAAGGGAGGTTGAGATTCTTTCTTTAACAGGTTCTTTCTTGCCTGGACCGGCTCCACCTGGATCCACGGTTTAACGATTTACTTAGCCAGTGGTCAAGGTCAGATTGTTGAGGAAGCGTGGTGGGCCATTGATGGCAGCTGGTCCGGTGATGCAATTGCTGCCACGTTTTCTAATGCGACTTACGAGAGGTTGCCTTGGATGGGAAGAAGCGGCTGAGGGCGGCGGCGGAGGAGTGGTTCCAGGGCAGCTTGGGGCGTAGGTTCTCCTCTGAGTAGCGGTGGCGGTCGAGGAGATGGAAACCAAGGACTTCCGGTGTACAGTATGCCGGAAAATCTTGTTTCTAGTGGCGGTGGAAGCGGTGGAGGAGGGCAGATGAGCGGTCAAGAAGCTTACGTTGGGCTCAAGCTAGGTCAGGATTTTAACGTACGTAAAATgccttttttatttacaaaagttaACAATAAGAATTATGATGATGTCTAttatgataatgatgatgaaaTTAGTCAGTTGCTAGTTGCTACTATAGTGAGCTATGTATTGTCTGCTGAACATTATATTATGCTCTCTCGTGACTACGATTATTATTTGCTAAATTTCACTTGTGTTTCTGATCTTTTATTAAAGTTTTTTCTATTTGTTGGATTCTTCATTTTCCCAAATAATGAGTTATCTGTGTACGTATATGATTGATCCTCACTAAATTTGAACTCTTTAGGGTTGACCATTTCCCAGATATATATGAGTAGCCTTATACTgttatacattttataatataattggCTTTATTTTAGTTACCAGCCTCACACTCACCTGCCCTTATTAGCAGTAAGTTAAGTTTGCTATAGTACAATTTATGTAGAAATTGATTGACCAATTCACATCTTAATCAATACCATGATATGCATATGTCAACCTTCTTAACAAAACATCGAATTCTAACTCGAGTAAAAGCAACGCGATCACGTAGAGGTATTTTTAAACTAAACACATCAGGCGAATGcatttatatatcatatacttaGATTTTAAAATGATCAATTAAATCAGGAGTATGTAAAAGTAAATTAAAGAATTACGGTAAACTATCAATTAACTCCGGTTTCAGGATTGGTTTCGAGTCCACATACATAACAAATTCTCTTATTCTGCTTTGGTATGATCTTTCATGTGCAGTAATTCATTTGATGATAGACTcatgcatataatatattttccgAAGAAACATATTCACATTATGATTAGTCGGATGGAAGGGTCAAATGATCAAATGccattaacaaaacaaaaaaaaaacttcttttaGATAAATCTAGTTAACACGCATACATTCAGATtagtatattattttaattaccGTGCACTAGTGTAAAAGATGATGCATCCGACCAAACATTGAGTTATCATGCATGAGCTATTAAGAAGGTTATTTCAAATGACgataagatttttttataaaatataaatgcatGTGTTTTCTGGAAAATCAAATCGTCTGGAGTGAAaccaaatttataattaatgtttttttgtgaATCTGAAACGGTCAAATATCTACAAACTAGAAGCGATAGTCAACCTCAACTAATATAACTAAATCAGTCGACTACAAAAACTAAACGTTATGTATACATGTTTATAAGGCACACTACAGTCTACACTGCAAGTTCGATGCAACTATTTAATATAGTAACCAGGGGGAAAGTGTGAAATGCAAAGTTGCAACAATATTTATAccgtttttcttaatttacgtATTATAAGCGATAGTCAACCTCAACTAATATAACTAAATCAGTCGACTACAaaaattaattgttatatataccTGTTTATAAGGCACACTACACAGTCTACACTGCAAGTTCGATGCAACTATGTTATACTATACGTAACCAGGGGGAAAAGAGTGAAATGCAACTATAGATTATTccctttttcttaatttaatacAGCTAAATGTGGGGGTATGTGTATTAATAACCCCATTGCTGTCAGCTTATAAGTGTCGTCACTTAACCAGAATTTTAGGCTTTCTTGACCATCTTttgattaaaaatcataaacaaaaatatgagaGTATAGGAGCCTTTTCACATGGCACCACATGCGTTCCTCTTGCAAAACGTAAAACCCTAATGGACCtgtcttttatatatttacatccgTACTTTCTCGAGCATAAATACATAATACTAAAAATGATTAATTAAAGTGGTTTTGAATGTGTTAAAAtggttttgaattttgaattattCATATTAGTTccctttatttatatatatattattagcaAAGCGATTTATCAAGATCCAAGTATagctctcttttttctttcttttggtcATCTCAACAGATTAACAGAAAAACGAAATTACAAGCTCACAACAAATTAAAGCGCAACGACCCATGCATATATAAACAGATGAACACATACAGTAATCACCACTTCACCTCTTATATTTATAACCCAAAACTAGTGTTAGATATTGATCTGTGACAAATTTACTCGTAAAAACTAATGAAAGCTCAGGCATATATATGTAAAGCCTTATTCGTGTTTAACTCCAACAAATTAGCAGTCCTTTTCTCTCTGAATGATTGAAATACCGtatttagataaataatttaCGCAAATGATTATTATCAACCGAAACGATTAGTTTAccaaaattttatgatatagAATTTGTTTTCAAATCATAAGTTTTTGTGGTACTTTATAAAAAAGGAAGCCCTAAACCCCACTGAAAAGGCAATAATAGTTACCTATAAAAAGTCCAAAACCAAAGCAATTAACAACTAATACTTTGAAAAGGAATCCACAAACGAGCATTATTAAAAGTATAACAAAGACCGCAAGATAAATCATAGCTCGGAGGTACTGCTTCATTGAAATAAGTATAAAATGTATTTCTAACACTGAGATAATGCGCAAGCCGTGATCCATTTCCGTGATATATTTAATGTTTTACATCATGAGCAGTTTTTCAATTCGGAAATTGTATAAAATCTtaattataagaatattatATTGTAAGTTTTTGGAATAATAATGGAGAGAATAACTTCACTAATTCTCTTATATATTGTCTGTTATATTATATTCTGATGTTCTTCAAATGATATGAATTGATGTTTTATCATCTATAATTTCAATAGAACATGTATacttaatattttcatagaACTTTACTGTTTCGACTTTTGTTGTTATTAATCCTCTTGTTTGGACGAAACAAGATTTAAATTTCCAAAAAGAAGTTGGAATGGGACTTTTTTTTGTCGTCATGGAGTGTTTATATATTCCAATCCAAAATCCAAAGAGTAGTACATtataatactatattttaaaactcGGACATCATATCTGTCGAATATAATTTATAGCGTTACGTGATGTTTCTTCTTCAGCCTACACAAAGCATTAAATAACACTAACTTTGGTAATCGTATTTCTATAACAATCAAACACTTGGTGTGGTCTGAGCTGGGTGTAAAGTGCAAACATAAATGatttaagaaaacatttaatatgTAAAGGATTTAATAATACAAATTCTATTAAGAAGTATTATTATACAAATTTGACAAATACCAAATTACATTTAGTTTATTAAATTCTTTATGATCCATCTCAATTTTTTCTTTGATCAAATCCATAATgagagataaaaaaaagaaacgcaAGTGATTTTATATAGAGAAACCACTAAAATTACATATTATcagatataaataaatttgaaatgaaatagataaccctacgaaaatattgaattttcggtaaatgctctatataatgaagcctatgatctttagtgttgttttaaaatttataaacacattctacatttgtattaatgtatattaaactctctttcatggtacgtgagcatagttttaaaattttgtcaattaatttagtaaaaattcataatactccctaaattggtgtaCTAACCATTATAAATCGCAATTTCAAGAGAAAcatagacaacaaaagtttcaaacctcttgaccttcatcatatgttagtgaaagatgcaagtatgtattaaaacagtattttcatatttttaaattttttcaaaatatatgtgttaaccctacgaaaatattgaatttttcggtaaatgctctatataatgaagcctatgatctttaatgttgttttaaaatttataaacacattataaatttgtattaatgtatattaaactctctttcatggtacatggtaattattttattttttttatcaattaatttagtaaaacttcataatactccctaatttggtggactaaccactataaaattgctattttctagagaaatagagacaacaaaagttccaaacctctttgaacttcatcatatgttagtgaaggatgcaactatgtattaaaacataatttttatatttttgaatttttctcaaaatctatgagttataatccctacgaaaatattgaatttttcggtgaatcctctatatactgaagcctatgatctttagtgttgtttaaaaatttataaacacattctacatttgcattattgtatattaaactctcattcatggtacgtggacatcgttttaatttttgtcaattaatttagtaaaacttcataatactccctaaattagtgtactaaccactataaaatcaaaactttctagagaaacggagacaacaaaagtttcaaacctctttgaccttcatcatatgttagtgaagatgcaagtatgcattaaaacaattttttcaatttttttcaaaatctgtgtGTTAAcgcctacgaaaatattgaatttttcggtaaatgctctatataatgaagactatgatctttaatgttgttttaaaatttataaacacattctacatttgtattaatgtatattaaactctctttcatggtacatgggcattgttttatttttttgtcaattaatttagtaaaacttcataatactccctaaattggtggactaaccactataaaattgctattttctagagaaatggagacaaaaaaagtttcaaacctctttgaacttcatcatattttattacttgattcaaatatgtactaaaacaatattttcaatttttttgatttttttcaaaatctatgtgttaacccccctacgaaaatagtgagttttcggtaaatgctctatatatgaagcctataatcttttaattcgtttcaaaatttataaccacattatacatttgtattaatttatgataaactccttttcatggtacatggacatcgttctaatttttaatcaattaatttagcaaaactgtaaatactccctaaatcattggagtaaccactataaaattgctattcctttgAGAAACAGagataacaaaggttccaaacctctttgaacttcatcatattttataacatgattcaaatatgtattaaaaccgtattctcaaattttttaaatttttctcaaaatctatgtgtacccacccccctacgaaaatagtgagttttcggtaaatgctctatatatgaagcttataatcttttaattcgttttaaaatttaaaaccacattatgcatttgtattaatttatgataaactccttttcatggtacctGGACAACGTTCTAATTttcatcaattaatttagcaaaactgcaaatactccctaaatcattagactaaccactataaaattgccattccttagagaaacggagacaacaaaggttccaaacctctttgaacttcatcatatattattacttgattcaaatatgtattaaaacagtattttcaaattttttgaatttttctcaaaatctatgtgtacccccccccccctacaaaaatagtgagttttcggtaaatgctctatatatgaagcttataatcattaaattcgttttaaaatttataaccacattatacatttgtattaatttatgatatactccttttcatggtacatggacatcgttctaatttttaatcaattaatttagcaaaaatgtaaatactccctaaatcattggactagcCACTATAAAactgctattccttagagaaacaatgataacaaaggttccaaacctctttgaacttcatcatattttattacatgattcaaatatgtattaaaacagtattctcaaattttttgaatttttctcaaaatatatgtgtaccaacccccctacgaaatagtgagttttcggtaaatgctctatatatgaagcctataatcttttaattcgttttaaaatttataaccacattatacatttgtattaatttatgataaactccttttcattgtacctggacatcgttctaatttttatcaattaatttagcaaaactgcaaatactccctaatcattagactaaccactataaaattgctattccttagagaaacggagacaacaaaggttctaaacctctttgaacttcatcatatgttattacatgattcaactatgcattaaaacagtattgtcaaattttttgaatttttctcaaaatctacgtgtttttggtaaatgctctatatatgaagcctataatcttttaattcgttttaaaatttataaccacattatacattttttttaatttatgataagctccttttcatggtacctggacatcattctaattttcaatcaattaatttagcaaaactgtaaatactccctaaatcattggactaatcactataaaattgctattccttagagaaacagagacaacaaaggttccaaacctctttgaacttcatcatattttattgcatgattcaaatatgtattaaaattgtATTCTcaaatgttttgaatttttctcaaaatctatgtctacccaccccctacgaaaatagtgagttttcggtaaatgctctatatatgaagcctataatctttaaatttattttaaaatttaaaaccacataatacctttatattaatgtatgataaacttcttttcatggtacatggatatcgttctaattttttatctattaatttagcaaaactgcaaatactccataaataattggactaaccactataaaattgctattccctagagaaacggagacaacaaaggttccaaacctatttgaacttcatcatatattattacatgattcaaatatgtattaaaactgtatttcaaattttttgaatttttctcaaaatctatgtgtaccccccttcgaaaatagtgagttttcggtaaaagctctatatatgaagcctataatctttaaatttgttttaaaatttaaaaccacattatacctttgtattaatgtatgataaacttcttttcatggtacatggacatcgttctatttttttatccattaatttagcaaaactgcaaatactctctaaatcattggattaaccactataaaattgctattccctagagaaacggagataacaaaggttccaaacctctttgaacttcatcatatgtttttACATGAttcaattatgcattaaaacagtattatcaaaatttttgaatttttctcaaaatctatgtgtactcccctacgaaaatagtgtgttttcggtaaatgctctatatatgaagccgataatcttttaattcgttttaaaatttataaccatattatacatttgtattaatttatgataaactccttttcatggtacatggacatcgttctaatttttaatcaattaatttagtaaaactgaaatactccctaaatcattggactaaccactatataaaattgctattccttagagaacagagacaaaaaaggttccaaacctctttgaacttcatcatattttattacatgattcaaatatgtattaaaatagtattctaaatttttgagttttttctcaaaatctatgtgttaacccctacgaaaatagtgagttttcggtaaatgctctatatatgaagcctatattctttaaatttgttttaaaatttaaaaccacattatacctttgtattaatatatgataaacttcttttcatggtagatggacattgttctaattttttatccattaatttagcaaaactgcaaatgctctctaaatcattggactaaccactataaaattgctattacctagagaaacggagacaacaaaggttccaaacctctttgaacttcatcatatattattacatgattcaaatatgtattaaaacagtattttcaaattttttgaatttttctcaaaatttatgtgtacccccccccctacgaaaatagtgagttttcggtaaatgctctatatatgaagccgataatcttttaattcgttttaaaatttataaccatattatacatttgtattaatttatgataaactccttttcatggtacatggacatcgttctaatttttaatcaattaatttagtaaaactgtaaatactccctaaatcattggactaaccactataaaattgctattccttagagaaacagagacaaaaaggtttccaaacctctttgaacttcatcatattttattacatgattcaaatatgtattaaaatagtattctcaaatttttttgaattttttttcaaaatctatgtgttaacccctacgaaaatagtgagttttcggtaaatgctctatatatgaagcctataatctttaaatttgttttaaaatttaaaaccacattatacctttgtattatgtatgataaacttttttcatggtacatgtactcgttctaattttttatcccaTTAagttagcaaaactgcaaatactccctaaaatcattagactaaccactataaaattgctattccctagagaaacggagacaacaaaggttccaaacctctttgaacttcatcataattatttattatttgattcaaatatgtattaaaacagtatttcaattttttgatttttttcaaaatctatgggttaacccctacgaaaatagttagttttcggtaaatgctctatatatgaagcctataatctctaatttgttttaaaatttaaaaccacattataactttgtattaatgtatgataaacttcttttcagggtacatggacatcgttctattttttatccattaatttaggaAAACTGCAAATACTGCCAAATCATAAATcagtaaccactataaaattgctattccctagagaaacggagacaacaaaggttccaaacctctttgaacttcatcatatattattacatgattcaaatatggtattaaaacagtattttcaaaattttttgaatttttctcaaaatctatgtgtaccccccctacgaaaatagtgagttttcggtaaatgctctatatatgaagcctataatctttaaatttgttttaaaatttaaaaccacattatacctttggattaatgtatgataaacttctttcatggtacatggacatcgttctaatttttaataatgtatgataaacttcttttcatggtacatggacatcgttctaatttttaatcaattaatttagcaaaactgtaaatactccctaaatcattggactaaccactataaaattgctattcctttgGGAAACAAatacaacaaaggttccaaacctctttgaacttcatcatattttattacatgattcaaatatgtattaaaatagtattctcaaattttttgagtttttctcaaaatctatgtgttaacccctacgaaaataatgagttttcggtaaatgctctatatatgaagcctataatctttaaatttgttttaaaatttaaaaccacattatacctttgtattaatgtatgataaacttcatttcatggtacatggacatcgttataattttttatccattaatttagcaaaactgccaatactccctaaatcattggactaaccattataaaattgctattccctagagaaacgaagacaacaaaggttccaaacctctttgaacttcatcatatattattacatgattcaaatatgtattaaaacagtatcctcaaattttttaaatttttctcaaaatctatgtgtacccccctacgaaaatagtgtgttttcggtaaat from Brassica rapa cultivar Chiifu-401-42 unplaced genomic scaffold, CAAS_Brap_v3.01 Scaffold0603, whole genome shotgun sequence includes the following:
- the LOC103848906 gene encoding LOW QUALITY PROTEIN: AT-hook motif nuclear-localized protein 19 (The sequence of the model RefSeq protein was modified relative to this genomic sequence to represent the inferred CDS: inserted 13 bases in 10 codons); translated protein: PAGSKNKPKPPIFVTRDXPNALKSHVMEIASGTDVIETLATFARXRQRGICILSGNGTVANVTLRQPSAATVSSXPGGAAVLALQGRXEILSLTGSFLPGPAPPGSXGLTIYLASGQGQIVEEAXGGPLMAAGPVMXIAATFSNATYERLPWMXEEAAEGGGGGVVPGQLGAXGSPLSSGGGRGDGNQGLPVYSMPENLVSSGGGSGGGGQMSGQEAYXWAQARSGF